The window ATGGTACTCTTCTCAGTGATCTTTCTTTGTTAAGATGCATTGTTGGTGCTCTCCAATACTTGAGTTTTTCAAGACCAGATATCCCCTTTGTTGCAAATCTTGTGTGCCAGTACGTTCTTGACAACAGCTACATATGTTACTTTTGCTAAAAGGATGCTCTGCACAGTTATCAATACGACTTCAATCTCAGTTTGGTTATCCCTACTGAGATTGAGGGGAGGTGTTGACATGTCGTTGTTGATAGAAATCTGTGCTGCCATTGTTTGCTCAAAAATCGTCTCGGCCGAGATTAGGGCCGAGGGCCTGAGAGCAATCGTCCTTCAAAATTTGCGCGGGCGTGCCAACTCGCGGCCTGTTGGCCAAGCGAGGTTTTTGATAAATATTTTGCGCTTGATCTGACTTCTCCCAAGTGATTGTAGGCTGAGGAAGGAACCGTCTCGGCCGTTGGGTTCTCTTGCCTTTGTTGCAAGGACTTTCGGCGTTTTCACCGATGTTGCTCCTGTTTTTTTTTTGTGATTTTTGTATAAGTTTGCGAGAAATAAAGTGCGAAAAGTAAAAGAACAAGAATTTAAAAACGAAAATTTAAATTGCATGAAACGTAAATTGCATGAAGTAATTGCGATAAATTAAAGTGCATGAATTTAAAGACGCGGAAGAGAAATTGCATGAAAGTAAAGTGCGGAATGTAAAGAAAGTGATAAAGTGTAGAAGGTAAAGAAAACGATGAAAAGAAGAAGAAAACTATGCTAGAACATGGATAAAAAGATTGATATTGTAGAGAATTCGTAGAGAATTTGATAGAGTTTGTATTGAAGTGTTGTTTGTGTTGGTCGAGGACCTTTTACAATGAGGCTGAGGGTCGAATATATACAAGTATAAACACAAATTAGGAGAAGAAACATTAAATAAATAAATAATTTCGGTACTTAAATGACCGAATCAAAGATATGCTCCGTATTGTTTTCTCCTTAATCACACGTTTATTTCTTTCTTCTTGCGGCTTCGTTGGAATTGATTGTCTCTTGATTATGAAATATTGTCATCAATGCCTTCAAACGCAATTACATCTCGGTTATTTCCTTCCTCGATTATATATCGGCAATTATGAGAAATCGCTGTTATTGCCTTCCTTTTTAATTTCTTCTCCATAGGTTAATATCTAATAGAATTTTATTATGAAATTCTATTGAGATATTGCTAATAAAGCACCAAATTTTCCTTATCTATCGGCCAAGATTTCAAGGGCCGATTTACCAAAAATGGGTGCAAACAGCCATGTTTGTCATTCTCTTTATGTGATGTGGCTGCCTTACTGGCTTTTCCAGCTGTACTAATATGCTTCTACAAGCTTTTAGTCTTTTATGTTTATGTTTATAAATACGTTTTGGTTGTAAGAATTTCTTTAAGCTTGCATTAATTGAGAAAAACCTGAGATATTATTGGCTTTTTCTCTATGTGAATTCTTCATCTTCTTTTTTTGAATTCTACGTATACAGTAGATTTGAGTCATGAATGTTATGTTATCATACAGCTGTGTATGCTATGCATACAACCATCTTAGGCAACCACATGTTCAAAACATCTACCCCACCACCCCCTGCTAGAACAGCAACCACATGTTCAGAGTATGTATAGCATACCCATCTGCTAGAACATAATTGCTCAAGTTTCTTCCAATTGATCATCTCTAATGGCTTTCCGAAACTCAACTACAAAAGTGGTTCAAGTTTGCAGGGTGGCTCCGCCGCTTCCAGCCTCACCGGATCACTCATCCCTTCCCCTGACCTTCTTCGATATACGTTGGCTAAGGTTTGCTCCACCGCAGCTCCTCTATTTCTACAAATTATCTTCTTCCTCTAAAAATCCGACCTTCTCGTTCGATCCCATACTTGACAAACTCAAAACCTCACTCTCGCTTACCCTTAAACATTTCCTACCTCTCGCCGGAAACCTCACTTGGCCTCAAGACTCCCTCAAACCTATCTTGAGCTATGTCCAAGGCGACACCCTTTTGCTTACAGTAGTAGAGTCCAATGCTGATTTCGACCGCCTTTCAAGCAATTACGACTTGCTTGAACCCCAAGAATACCATCCTCTTGTCCCCCAACTGGAGACTTCTCATGAACGAGCTGCAGTGATGGCACTGCAAATCACTCTCTTCCCAAACAAAGGATTTTCGATCGGAGCAACAGTGCACAAAGCAGTTCTTGATGGCTTAACTTCAATCTCGTTTTTCAAATCATGGGCGCACATATGCAAACATGAAGGGTTAAATTCATCTTCGTTACCGGACCAGTTCAAACCCTTCTATGACAGACGACTCATCCAAGACCAGGAGGGGCTCGGAACACTCTTTGCAAACCAATACCAAGCCATGGACGGTCCCAACAATCGAAGCTTAATGGTGTGGGAGCTTCAAGTTCCCCGAGACTCAATTCGAGGCACCTTCGAGCTGACTCTCGCATTCATCCAATCACTCAGAAGGCGTGTCATGGCTGCAACAGGTTCTGATAGGAGTCTCCATTTGTCACTGTTTTCTTTAGCATGTGCCTATACATGGGTCTGCTTAGTTAAGGCTGAAGAAACAAAGGAAGATGAAGCTCGAGTCATCTTCTCCGCGGACTGTAGGTCTCGGCTAGACCCTCCTCTACCTGCAACATATTTCGGCAACTGTACAGTGGGTTGTTTGGTAGTTGCCAAAACGAAAGGGCTACTGGGGGAAGATGGGTTGGTTGTGGCATTAAGAGCAATCAGTGAAGCTTTGAGGAATTTGGAAAAGGAGGGGATTTTGAATGGAGCAGAGAATTGGGTTTCAAGATTGAGCAGTCTGCGTAGTGGTAGACTGGTAGGTATTGCTGGCTCACATCGGTTTGGTATGTATGAAACTGATTTTGGATGGGGATCACCTTGCAAGGTGGAGATTGTTTCCATTGATAGGACATCAGCCATTTCCTTTACAGAAAACAAAAATGGAGGTGGGGGAGTTAACGTTGGGTTGGTCTTGAAGAAACATTGCATGGATGCTTTTGCTTCTCTATTTGCCAAAGATCTCAAAAACCATTCTAGGATTTGAAGCCAAATTATATGCACAACTATTGGTTGTTTTGGATTATGTTGCCTCAGTTACTTCGACGTCGGCTGTAATATTGATGTGTGATTGAACACTCTTAAATTCCGATTTTAAGACCCGA of the Fragaria vesca subsp. vesca linkage group LG6, FraVesHawaii_1.0, whole genome shotgun sequence genome contains:
- the LOC101296506 gene encoding phenolic glucoside malonyltransferase 2-like, which produces MAFRNSTTKVVQVCRVAPPLPASPDHSSLPLTFFDIRWLRFAPPQLLYFYKLSSSSKNPTFSFDPILDKLKTSLSLTLKHFLPLAGNLTWPQDSLKPILSYVQGDTLLLTVVESNADFDRLSSNYDLLEPQEYHPLVPQLETSHERAAVMALQITLFPNKGFSIGATVHKAVLDGLTSISFFKSWAHICKHEGLNSSSLPDQFKPFYDRRLIQDQEGLGTLFANQYQAMDGPNNRSLMVWELQVPRDSIRGTFELTLAFIQSLRRRVMAATGSDRSLHLSLFSLACAYTWVCLVKAEETKEDEARVIFSADCRSRLDPPLPATYFGNCTVGCLVVAKTKGLLGEDGLVVALRAISEALRNLEKEGILNGAENWVSRLSSLRSGRLVGIAGSHRFGMYETDFGWGSPCKVEIVSIDRTSAISFTENKNGGGGVNVGYRLWNACVNLSNATTLRSLPSSKAEEHAKLRHIAADRLFVAGEVFGVPSPAIKSASFYHKTGVKWHEHWKFDLASSCFERATDLLSKIGIDTISDVDKKKLFLDLSIARSKTAWEVSAPA